Proteins from one Nicotiana tabacum cultivar K326 chromosome 23, ASM71507v2, whole genome shotgun sequence genomic window:
- the LOC107781306 gene encoding MADS-box transcription factor 23-like: MGRGKIEIKMIENTNSRQVTFSKRRQGLMKKAKELAILCDAEVGVLVFSNTGKLYQFASSSMENILSRYNKAPESSELTTIENVAAEHESQPEVNELRAEVALLRQVQSRLMGKELEGLNFKDLQQLEHQLSEGILAVKDKKEQVLLGKIEKSLLQEKKVSLENEALREQIEELRRSSRHCQERALGLENSVCDSDTCLRLGLPVNTSQNMIIPKMESTSNDAQNPLVLE, from the exons atgGGGAGAGGGAAAATTGAGATTAAGATGATTGAAAATACAAATAGTAGGCAAGTTACTTTTTCAAAAAGAAGGCAAGGATTGATGAAAAAAGCTAAGGAATTGGCTATTCTTTGTGATGCTGAGGTTGGTGTTCTTGTTTTCTCCAACACTGGAAAGCTTTATCAATTTGCTAGCTCCAg CATGGAAAACATACTGTCAAGGTATAACAAGGCTCCAGAGTCTTCTGAGCTTACCACAATCGAAAATGTGGCAGCAGAG CATGAGTCGCAGCCTGAAGTGAATGAATTAAGAGCTGAAGTTGCTTTGCTGCGTCAGGTGCAaag TCGGTTAATGGGGAAAGAACTTGAAGGTCTGAACTTCAAAGACTTGCAGCAATTAGAGCATCAGCTAAGTGAAGGCATTTTAGCAGTTAAAGATAAAAAG GAACAAGTATTGttgggaaaaattgaaaaatcactGCTGCAG GAGAAAAAGGTTTCACTAGAAAATGAAGCTCTGCGTGAACAG ATTGAGGAACTAAGACGCAGCTCCAGGCACTGTCAAGAAAGAGCTTTAGGTTTGGAGAACTCAGTTTGTGATTCAGACACTTGTTTGCGCTTAGG gcTACCAGTTAATACAAGTCAGAATATGATAATACCAAAGATGGAAAGTACTTCCAATGATGCTCAAAATCCATTGGTTTTGGAGTGA